GGATATGGAACAACTCCATTCACGACAGCACACTTTATATATGATTGCAATTTAAGCCCTCCTGTTTGACAGGTGTGGACGTCCACTTCTCCACGTGTTCCATTTAAATGAACTTTTTCAAATGAAGAAAGCAAATACGAACTGTTAAATGTATGGGTCCTTACATGATCAAAACACGCTCATATTGAGGTAACTGACCCCTCAGTGTTGAGTTAGACTACATCTTTCATTGATTGCTTGACTAGGAGGCATGTTACAATTTGCTGTATAAAGGCTTCATACGGATTTAATCCAGGTGGCATATTGCAGATTTAGTTGcaatttaaatgacattttattgacAATTTATACCAATATTTACTTTGATTTGGCAGCCATTTAAATTGCAGATCTATTCCAGATTGCACATTTATTTGCAATGTAAACACTGGAGCTGAATCTGATCCAGAATGCACATTTGCTGACAATATCAACAAGATCTACCTTCACTTCAGGATCTCCGAGGTGGAGTCGCACACCTTCGCTGGTCTCCAAAGTCTGCGCTCTCTGGATCTGAGCAACAACCAGCTGGCGGTCATCCACCCAGAAGCCTTCACGGTGGTCAACAAATCCCTACGCGAGCTCAACCTGAGCCGAGCCCTCTACAACCACTCCTCGGTGATCGACCTGGCCACGGCGCTGCGTTGGAGCTCGCTGGTCACGTTGCGCGGCCTGGACCTGTCCCACAACAGCCTCATCTACCTGCCCTCGCGCATCTTCTCCCACTTGAGTGGCCTGCGGCGCCTGCTGCTCTCCAACAACTCCCTGGTGGCCATCCACAACGCCACGCTGGCCGGTCTGGAGGAGCTGCAGGAACTGGACTTGACCCTCAACTCGCTCAAGAATGTGCCCGAGGAGGGCTTGCGGGAGCTGGACTCACTTTCCGAGGCAGAGCTCCTACTCAGGGAGAACCCCTTCACATGTACATGCGGGATAGAACCTTTTGTCCAGTGGCTCAACCGCTCGCAAGGACGCATTAGAGATGTTAGTGAGCTGGTGTGCGCCTTCCCTGTCGCCATGAGGAACACCTCCATGCTCTCTGTGGGTGTGTCTGGGACTCTGGGGTGCCGCCAAAGGGGAGCAGGGGCAGACCTGGCCCTGCAAACATCCTACGTCTTCCTGGGGATCGTGCTGGGCTTCGTGggcctcattttcctctttgtGCTCTATCTGAACCGCAAGGGCATCAAGAAGCGCATCTATGACATGCGTGACGCCTGCAGGGAGGTGTGGGAAGGTTACCATTACCGCTTCGAGATCGATTCGGACCCCAGGTTGTCCCAAGTGTCCTCCAGCGCCGACATGTAAGACCTGAACATTTAAGCAAGGCAgtggaaaagtgtaaaaaatgtacagatttgtctgtaaatatatacatacaattgcgttaataataataataataataataataataatacagcattGTTGCCTTGCTTGGCGAAAGACTGCTCTGCTCCACTTCCTCTGTTACATAACTAATATGCTTAATGTACGACTTTATGAGGGGAGTTCGCTGTTTCCTGTCTTCCACACAAGAGCAAGAGCAAGTGCCTCATGTCATACATGGAATAATGCCATCAGCTGTatccattaggtacacctgcataatcTAATTGCATCCACTTCAAGAGCTGTAGCAACAATTATGCTTTTCTAAACAATAAACAacatggagtgcactacttggctacaACCaccagaggcactgttgattcagagCAACATGACATCGGCAATGCTGTCTGGTTAAttttataaaacaataaagttatCTATGTAGGAAAATGAtattaaatagtttttaaataattgtataacATTCTCCAAATGCTCTAATTACACCCAGGGTAGGCTGCAAGGTGGTCTccgtttgcgtgttctccccgtgcgtgggttttctcctggtactccggtttcctcccacattctcccacattccaaaaacatgaatgttaggttaattggtgactctaaattgtccataggtatgaatgtgagtgtgaatggttgtttgtctatatgtgccctgccattggctggcggccagtccagggtgtaccacgcctgtcggctgggataggctcccgcaaccctaaagaggagaagcgacatagaaaatggatggatggcatgcAGGTCacaatggaaaacatctcatgatAATTGGGTAAAAGGTTGTTATTTCAAAAAGTCA
The DNA window shown above is from Dunckerocampus dactyliophorus isolate RoL2022-P2 chromosome 20, RoL_Ddac_1.1, whole genome shotgun sequence and carries:
- the tpbga gene encoding trophoblast glycoprotein a — encoded protein: MQDLSHSLLFCALLGSVYAANGASCPPGCECSEAAHTVKCVAKDLRNVPVGIPGYTRNLFITGNQIMRIGPESFKGLDNVTNLSLCNNRISEVESHTFAGLQSLRSLDLSNNQLAVIHPEAFTVVNKSLRELNLSRALYNHSSVIDLATALRWSSLVTLRGLDLSHNSLIYLPSRIFSHLSGLRRLLLSNNSLVAIHNATLAGLEELQELDLTLNSLKNVPEEGLRELDSLSEAELLLRENPFTCTCGIEPFVQWLNRSQGRIRDVSELVCAFPVAMRNTSMLSVGVSGTLGCRQRGAGADLALQTSYVFLGIVLGFVGLIFLFVLYLNRKGIKKRIYDMRDACREVWEGYHYRFEIDSDPRLSQVSSSADM